DNA sequence from the candidate division WOR-1 bacterium RIFOXYB2_FULL_36_35 genome:
GTGTCAGGACGAATTGAATATACAAGGGTATTTACAGAATCAAATTCAGCTTTTTTTATAATATCCAAAGAGTCTTGAAAATCCTGATCTGTCTCTCCGGGAAAGCCGACAATAATATCGGAAGTTAACGCAACATCCGGAATCTTTGAATAAATTTTATCAACTACTCTCAAATAATAGTCTCTGTCATATTTGCGGTTCATTGCGGCTAAAATTTTGGAGCTGCCGGATTGGATCGGAAGATGGATATAATGATTTATTTTAGGCGAATTCGCGACAGCGTCGATTATATCGTCGGTAAAATCTTTTGGATGGGAGGTCATAAAGCTCAACCATTTAATCTGTTGTAACTCGTGGACTATTTTCAAAAGGTCGGAAAATTTTTCGCCTCTATCCCCCTGCCATGAATTAACATTTTGTCCCAACAAAAAGACTTCTTTGTATATAGATTTATCCAGCGTTTTTATCTCATCTATAACATCTTTTACCGGACGGCAAATTTCTCTCCCTCTGACATAAGGGACAATACAATAAGAACAATAGTTATTGCAACCATACATTATATTAATATAAGCTCTCGGAATTTTGGCTCGTTTCGAGGGGTGTATCCCTCTTGGGATGCAATCATCACCAAAGAAGGTTATAGTCTCTTTTTTTGTTTCTACCTCTGACAGAAGATTTCCAAATTCTTCGATGCCGGAAGGGCCCATTACTAGGTCAACAAATGGCAGTTTTTTTAAAATTTTTTCTTTTTCATGTTGAGGGATACACCCGCAGATACCTATTATTAAATCGGGCTTTTCTTTTTTTAAGCCTTTTAGGTCTCCTAAGAAACCGTACGCTTTATCTTCCGCCTTTTGGCGAATAGCGCATGTGTTGACAAGCACCAAATCAGCAGATCTATAATCAGTTGTTTCTTGATATCCTTTTGTTTCAAGGATGCCTGACAGGATTTCCGAATCGTTGACATTCATCTGGCAGCCATAGGTTTTGATGTAATATTTCATATGCAATTTTTACCTTTTTTATTACGATTATTATTAATGGTGTTACCATATTGACAATCAATGTTATAAATGTCATCATTTAAATGAGCGGTAAGTCCACTAAAGGTTGTCTGAGGTGCTTTCTTCCATCTGGTGGTTATGAGCCTCAGCATAAAGAACTTTTAGGGCTCGCTCTTTTTTATTATAAAAACTGTTCATTAAATTTAACTTTATCTTTAAAAACAGTCAGCCAACCAAAATCTTGTTTTTCGTAGCTTCTAAAAATGCCCCAACTGAATAAATCTACAGCTTGTATGCCTTTAGAATCCCAGGAGTTAACATGTAAGATATTCAAAGGAACTTTTGGGTTAAGCCTGGCTTGAAGGTGTCCAACTATATAAGTATTAAAGTCTTTAATTTGTTCAGTTCCTTTTGATTTATCCACAATCAAATCAACTTGATTGGTTGCATTCTCAAATTTAATTTCATCTAAAACTTTCCTGGCAATATAATTATAAATTCTTTCTTTTTCTTCAATTAGTTTACTATAAACTCTCTTTTTGTTTAATGTAAGAGAAAAAATCGCAAAAGGCAAGCCTTTCATTAATTCATAAAAATATTTTTTTATTCCAAAATTTGTCGCTACCCCTTTTAATTCTTGAATAAAGCGTTTTTTATTCTTTTTGTTATTTAATTTCCGTTTTAAAACCTTTTTTACGCAGTTTATAAGTTCTCTATTGTTATCAATACCTTTAATGGCTAAAATCGTAATAGTAAAAAACTTTGAAGGTTTTCTATTTATAAAATCAAACCCCAAATCGCCACTTTCATCTAAGTATAAAAACCACATTTATCTTTACTCCTTACTTTACGGTGTTTTTTATCTATCTATTTTTTCATAAATGAAAGAACACACTTTACAACCCTAATTTAATTATATACCAATCAGGGCGCACTTAACAGAAAACAGGAAAAGGCAAAAAATGCTAAACTGTATTATAATACAAATATAGTGAAAAACTGGTTAATTTTAACTATATTATTTATCCCTTTAATCTTCTCCTTTGGTTGTGGAGCTGGCGATGATGATTTATATATTAGAGGAACAATTACCGGAGAAGTGGTGGCTATTCCTAACTCCATGAAAGATATTGCAGTTAACATTTATAAGTTGGAGGGAATTGGCGATACAACGGGCTCAGATCACCTAGAAGACGATTACCGAGCTTTTGGTTTGTGATGGAATATAGTGGTTTTCTAGCTTATAGAGGAAAAATCAGCTATTTGATAGTACCAACAATTGAATCACATAGTTATATATCATCAAGCGCTGAAGTTGCTTTTATCCCCACATCACTAATTGCAACCTTTGAAGAATCAATGCCCGATGATACCGTCTTAAAAGGCTATGATTTTGATACCATCATCTCCTTCAAATAAACAACCACGAGCTTATCCTCATCTTTCGCAAGATATTGCAATACAAAATCAGCCTTTCATTCCCAAGGTTTGCTATAATTTAATTAATGAACAAAGTGTGCCGCACTAATGCCTTTTTATCCCATTCCACCCGCTTGACAAAATCGCTTTAAGAGTTGAAGATATAGATAGATAGCGGGCTTGTTGCATAATAGTAGTTTTTGCAATTTGTCATCCCCGCGAAAGCGGGGATCCACACGAGAATGACCATTATGCAACAGACCATAGTAGAAAAAAATGAAAAAGCTCATTTGGTATCTGATATTAATCGTATTGTTGTTCTCCTTGTCATTTGAGGCAAAGTCTTTTTCCTCCGATGATAAAACAAAAAATATCAAGGTAGTAACCTCTTTTTATCCAATGTATATAATGGCAAAAAATGTTACAAATAACATACCAAGCATAACAGTCCAAAATCTTACCCCACCTACAACAGGCTGTTTGCACGATTATTCAATAACCACTGATGATATGAAAAAATTGACAGAGGCGCAAATATTGGTTATCAACGGCGCGGGAATGGAGTCTTTTCTTAACAAGGTAACAGCTCAATATCCAAAAATAAAAATAGTAAAACTATCCGAAGGGATCCCGCTTATAAAAGGAAATGAAGGGGAGAATCCTCATGTATGGGTCAGTGTTTCGGATGCTATCTCCCAGGTGAAAACCCTTGAAAAAGCGCTTGGGAAATATGATCCAAAAAATAAAAAAGGATATCAAAAAAATGCCGCAAAATATATTGCAAAGCTTGAAACTCTCAAAAGAAAAATGCACAAAGAACTTGCGCCCTACAAAGGAGCTTCTATTATTACATTTCATGAAGCATTTCCCTATTTTGCCCGTGAGTTTGGGCTAAAAATTGCTGCCGTCGTGGAAAGGGAGCCAGGAAACGAACCTTCCGCCAAAGAACTGGCTGACACAATTAAACTTATAAAAAAACACAAGATAAAAGCTTTATTTAGCGAACCGCAGTATCCCGCAAAATCGGCAAATATAATTGCCAGAGAGACAGGATTAAAAGTATATATTCTTGATCCCGCGGTCACAGGTTCTGATGATAACAATACTTATATAAATATTATGGAAAAAAATCTTGCGACTTTCAAAGAGGCGTTTAAATAACAAATGAACCAGGAAACATGTTTACATTGCTGCACAAAAATAGAAAATCTTACCGTAAAGTTTGATGATACAGTCATTGTCGAGAACTTCAATCTGCATATAAACTGCAAAGAACTTATTGCTGTTGTAGGGCCAAATGGCACAGGCAAAACAACATTATTAAGGGCAATCCTTGAAGAAATTCCATATACCGGAAGCGTGCATTACAGGGTCAAAGGGAGTTTGGATGAAAAACCTATGATAGGATATGTGCCGCAAAAGTTGCACTTTGACCTAGACAGTCCCATCAGCGTTTCTGATTTTGTGGGGATTTCAATCTCCAAAACACCTATCTTTGCGGGCATAGGACCAAGGCTGAAACAGCAAATACAATCAACTCTTTTGCAATTTGGAGTAACTCATCTTATGGATAAAAAGATCGGCGAAATATCAGGAGGAGAAATGCAAAAGATTCTCTTGTCAATCGCAATGAGGCCGATTCCAAACCTTCTTTTACTTGATGAACCAGACGCGGGAGTCGACACTTACGGACTCTCTTTATTTTACAAAATTATAAGCGATTTAAGAAAACAACATGACATATCAATTATCATGGTAACCCACGATTTGGAAGGAATATCGGCATACGCGGATAAGATAATTACTATGGGGCATAGATCATGATGTTTGAATGGATGAACTATTCATTTATGATAAACGCATTGGCCGCTGCGATTATTGCCGCACCAATATTTGCCATCCTTGGCACAATGGTAATAAGCAACAAAATGGCTTTTTATACAGATGTAATCGGGCACAGCACACTAACGGGGATTGCGATAGGCGTTTTGTTCGGCATAACTGATCCGGCATGGTTCATGGCCCTGTTTCTGGTCTTTCTCGCAATAGGCATTAATTATTTCAAGACAAAGACAAAAGCATCTGCAGATACAGTGTTGGGCGTCTTCTTTGCCTTTGTTGTGGCTCTCGGCATAGTAATTTTAAGCAGGAACGGAGGATTTGCCAGATATACTTCATATCTGATTGGAGATGTTTTGACAGTAAGTCTGGAAGAAATATATATCCTCGCAGGCCTTCTTTTTTTAACCATAGCATATTTTTTCATTGCCTCAAATTCGCTCTATCTGATAAGTATAAACAGATCTTTAGCTATGACACGAAAGGTTAATGTTTTTTGGGCCGAAACAAGTTTTACGATATTACTAGGGCTTG
Encoded proteins:
- a CDS encoding tRNA (N6-isopentenyl adenosine(37)-C2)-methylthiotransferase MiaB, with amino-acid sequence MNVNDSEILSGILETKGYQETTDYRSADLVLVNTCAIRQKAEDKAYGFLGDLKGLKKEKPDLIIGICGCIPQHEKEKILKKLPFVDLVMGPSGIEEFGNLLSEVETKKETITFFGDDCIPRGIHPSKRAKIPRAYINIMYGCNNYCSYCIVPYVRGREICRPVKDVIDEIKTLDKSIYKEVFLLGQNVNSWQGDRGEKFSDLLKIVHELQQIKWLSFMTSHPKDFTDDIIDAVANSPKINHYIHLPIQSGSSKILAAMNRKYDRDYYLRVVDKIYSKIPDVALTSDIIVGFPGETDQDFQDSLDIIKKAEFDSVNTLVYSIRPDT
- a CDS encoding metal ABC transporter substrate-binding protein, translating into MKKLIWYLILIVLLFSLSFEAKSFSSDDKTKNIKVVTSFYPMYIMAKNVTNNIPSITVQNLTPPTTGCLHDYSITTDDMKKLTEAQILVINGAGMESFLNKVTAQYPKIKIVKLSEGIPLIKGNEGENPHVWVSVSDAISQVKTLEKALGKYDPKNKKGYQKNAAKYIAKLETLKRKMHKELAPYKGASIITFHEAFPYFAREFGLKIAAVVEREPGNEPSAKELADTIKLIKKHKIKALFSEPQYPAKSANIIARETGLKVYILDPAVTGSDDNNTYINIMEKNLATFKEAFK